AACAACATCACCGACGAAAACATCGACAAGCTAGAGATTGGCCAAGCTTTGATCGTCCCCCAAGGCTGTGCCGCTGGCAAGGCCGACAACACCACCTGCGTCAAGAACCGCGTCGTGGCCACCGGTACCGAGACTTGTGTCAAGGGTCTGTCTGTCGACCCACCAGTCTACGTTGTCATTCCTGGTGATACCACCCTTGGCATCGCCAACAGCTTCGCCCTTACCCTCGACGCCCTTGAGGCCCCCAACCGTGGTGCGATCCAGAACTTCGACACAATTGCCGTCAACACTACGTTCGCCGTTCCTATCTGCCAGGGCTGCAGGTGCGACAACGAGCAATACACTATCAAGAGCGGCGACACCTTCTCTGCCATTGCCGAGAGCAGGGGTCTCGTTGTTGGTCAAGTTCTTGCTGCCAACCCCATGGTTATCCCCACCTCGCTCCAGATTGGTCAGGTCGTCAACGCCCCCAAGTGCCAGTGTGCTTTTTAAGCGTCACGACAAGGCATCGGTCTGTTAACCAGAGGATGAAAAGGATTCTGTGGTTCATGGCAGACGTAGTTTTATACACACGGCAGTAGTCAGTGTGAGCGACAAGCGAAATGCCTAGATGAGCTGAACTTCTCGTCTGCCAGCCCTCGCATCATAAACACAATACTTTAGAATAATCAGTAGATTGAATTAATAACTCTTTTCTGTTATTCTAACTCTTTCTCCATACTCCACTTTTTCAACCCATTACTGCCGATTTGTCTCTTGATGCGAGTCCATTTCGAAGTGACTGATACGCCGTGTTTTTGCTCGTTGCTAATAATTGCACACTTCATCGTATACCTTACAATGGTGAACTGCGGCTTGAAACTTCAAGTGAGCCATGACAACATGTGCAACTGCAGTAGGGAGACATAGAGTAGTTAGATAGCCAGGCAATGTGACAGAGGAACAGTGAAAGAAGAAGTTGCCATTCAGTGTCCCCTGTAAGTGGGATAGTAAATAATCGCATTAGTTGATCTCCTTTTTACAATTATATTGGACGCGGGATCCCAACTGAGTTTTGCGTAGCAGATTACACGCGGTACATGAAACCATCTCATCTCGGTGGCTTGAAGCTGATTCTTCCTCATGACATGCCCGAATAACATGCCGAGAGACAACCCGAGACACGGCAGCTTGTAGTTTCACATCGTCACTGTAGGCCATGCCATAACAAGCGTATTCATGCCCGTCAGCACAGTGTATGTTGCGCGTTGATACCATGCCGACAGATAAAAGGGGTACGAAACACAGTCCCCGCTGTGAAAAACTCGCCAGCTGGCAGCTACCATCTCAATTCGTCCCTGCTGCCTGCATTTTCGACAGCGGACATACACACAATAAGTGCTTAGTGCTTGTGACCATTCAGGAGATTTGATATAATCGTCTTTCCTTTGAGATTATTGAGAGAGTCTTTCAGTGTAGAGTTCCTCTGCTTGGGGAGCCGCCCGCGTCAGCACCTGAGGTAGGAGCaccgaacaccaacttttaAGGAATTTGGGACCCTTATAAAATTATACGATTTTTACATCATTTTAACGGCACGGCGGCCTGTAACTACCTCAGCTAAATAACCGCTTTCTGCTCTCGCGGAGGTGGTTAGAATGGCTAATGTAGAAACTCCAGAGAGGGCGCCACGGAGTGCCCAACCCCCCCATACACGATCAGAGGAGCCTGAGAGCCCTATTAATACTGACCTGCGCGGCAACAagaggaggcagcgagcacATACTCGTGCTGAACCTTCTATCGGTAGCACTGCGCCCACCTCCTACAATCAAGCTGTCTCTGAAGCGGTCCGCCAGCGGATTCAGGCAGCCCAAAAAGCTACAAACCTCCACCACTCCA
The sequence above is a segment of the Pyrenophora tritici-repentis strain M4 chromosome 3, whole genome shotgun sequence genome. Coding sequences within it:
- a CDS encoding LytE, LysM repeat protein, which codes for MKSTFFATAAFLIASVSAAPAGQNAQASCEAKFGPLPCGSTSGVPYNVTSGDTLTKIAGQFKSGICDIARYNNITDENIDKLEIGQALIVPQGCAAGKADNTTCVKNRVVATGTETCVKGLSVDPPVYVVIPGDTTLGIANSFALTLDALEAPNRGAIQNFDTIAVNTTFAVPICQGCRCDNEQYTIKSGDTFSAIAESRGLVVGQVLAANPMVIPTSLQIGQVVNAPKCQCAF